The nucleotide sequence CGTGGCGAGGAATGCGGTACCCAGCTGCACGGCGGCGGCGCCGAGCGCGCGGGCGGCCACGATCCCGCGCCCGTCCATGATCCCGCCCGATGCGACCACCGGGACGCGCACCGCGTCCACCACCTGCGGCACCAGCGCGAGCGTGCCGATCATCGCCGCCTCGAACGGCGCGCCGAAGGTGCCGCGGTGCCCGCCCGCCTCGCTCCCCTGCGCGACCACCGCGTCCACGCCGGCATCTTCCAGCCGCACCGCCTCGTCGACCGTCGTCGCCGTTCCCATCACGAAGACGCCGCGCCGCCGCAGCTCCGCCATTGCGGCCGCGCCGGGGATGCCGAACGTGAAGCTGAAGATGGGCACGCGGTACTCCAGGACCGCCTCGAGCTGCGCATCGAACGGATCGGCCGGGGGCGCCGGAAGCACGGGCGCGGGAAGGCCGAGCTCCGCGTGGCGGCGGGCGACGAGCGCGAGCATGGGCCCGGCGTCCACCGTCTCGTGCGCATGCTCCCGCCCGCCCGCGAAGAGGTTGACGAGGAACGGCTGGTCCGTCAGGCGGCGCACCTCTGCGATGTCCGCGCGGATCTGGTCGGCCGAGAGGTACGCGGCGCCCAGAGAGCCCAGGCCGCCCGCGTTGCTGACGGCCGCGGCGAGCGCGGGCGTGCTTCCTCCGCCGGACATCGGGCCCTGGACGATCGCGTGGCGGATCCCCAGCCGCGCGGCGAGGTCGTGAAGTGGTGCAGCCATCCGTGCATCCTCCGTGTCCGGAACGAGGGCCGCAGGCGGGTCACGCATCTACCGAGACGATCGCCCGCCACGCATCCACCGGATCAACTTCATCGCCGGTGCGTCGTCGCGAAAGATGATTCTCGCGATGCCATCCATCTCCCGAACGATTGAGCTTGCGCGGCGGGCGGCGGATGCGCGCGCGGCCACGCTGTTCGTGCGGCAGCGCGACGGATTCCTCGCAAGCGCCTTCCCGCGCTTCCTCGACTACGTCGCAGGGAGGGCATCGCCCGGCTGGCGGAGGTGCCTGCCGCGTCCGCCGCGCCGTGAAGATTGCTCCGGCGGGTCCGGACGCGTTATTCTGCCGCATCTGCACGTGCGTCTCAGCCTCCCCACCGTCCACGAACCCCATGCGAAACACCCCAGGCAGCACACTTCGCCGCATCCGCGCCGCGGCGGGCGTAGCGGCGGCCCTCGGCACGCTCGCCTTCCGAGCGGCGCCCGCCTCCGCGCAGGCCGCCGCGAGCGACGAGGCGCGCACGGCCCGCTACATGGCCGCCGTGCGCGGCAGCACGCCGCAGCTCACCGCCTTCCTGCGCGAGATGCCCAAGGGCGGCGACCTGCACATGCACCTCTCCGGCGCCGTCTACGCCGAGACGTACATCCGGTGGGCGTCGGAAGGCAACCTGTGCGTCCGCACGGCCAGCATGTCGCTCACCGGCCCCGTGCCGTGCGACACCGCCGCGGGCCTGGTGCCCGCCGCCAGCGCGCTGCGCAGCTCCACGCTGTACGGCCAGCTCATCGACGCGTGGTCCATGCGCAACTGGAACGCGGCGCGGAAGAACGGCCACGACCAGTTCTTCGACACCTTCGGCAAGTTCGGCGCGGCCACAGACGGGCGCACCGGCGACATGGTGGCCGAGGTCGCCCAGCGGGCGGCGATGGGCCATGTGAGCTACGTGGAGCTGATGTACACGCCCGACGACGGCGGCGTGGCGGGCCTGGGCGGGCGCGTGGGCTGGGACGCGGACTTCGGGCGGATGCGGCAGAAGCTGCTGGACGCCGGGCTGCGCGACACGCTCGTCAAGGCCGGCGCCTCGCTCGCCGCCGCCGAGGCGCGCGAGCGGCAGCTCCTGCGCTGCGGCGCGGCCGACGCCGATCCGGGCTGCGGCGTGACCGTGCGCTGGCTGTACCAGGTGTCGCGCGGCCGCGCCCCGGAGCAGGTCTTCGCGCAGATCCTCGCCGGGTTCGAGATGCAGGGCAGCGACCCGCGCGTGGTGGGCTTCAACCTGGTGCAGCCCGAGGACGCGCTGGTGCCCATGCGCGACTTCACCCTGCAGATGCGCATGATCGACTACCTGCACCGCCTCTACCCGCAGGCGCACGTCACGCTGCACGCGGGCGAGCTGGCGCCGGGCCTGGTGCCGCCCGAGGGGCTGCGCTTCCACATCCGCCAGTCGGTGGAGCTGGGGCACGCCGCGCGCATCGGGCACGGGGTGGACGTGATGAACGAGGAGCGCGCGCCGGAGTTGCTGCGCGAGATGCGCGACCGGAACGTGATGGTGGAGATCGCGCTCACCAGCAACTACGGCATCCTGGGGGTGAGCGGGCGCGACCACCCGCTGCACGCGTACCTGGCCGCGGGCGTGCCCGTGGCGCTCGCAACGGACGACGAGGGCGTGGCGCGCTCGGAGATGACCATGGAGTACCTGCGCGCCGTGCAGGACCAAGGGATCGACTACCCCACGCTCAAGCGCATGGCGCGCACCTCACTGGAGCACGCCTTCGTGCAGGGCGCCAGCCTGTGGCGCGACGGGCGCACCTTCGCCCCGGCGGCGGCGTGCGCACCGGCGGCCGGCGGGTTCGAGGGTGCGGCGTGTGTGCAGCTCGCCGCCGGCAGCCCCAAGGCCGACCTCCAGCGCCGTCTGGAGCTGTCGTTCCGCCAGTTCGAGCGCCGCTGGGGCGCAATGGAGATCCCGCGCGAGCCTGTCCGAAACTAGCGTTCGCACGGAAACAGGAAAGGCCCGTCCGTCGCACCCGCGGCGGACGGGCTTCGTGCTTCCGGGATCATGTGCGGATGGGGGTTGGACGGAGGCATGCCGGAGCTTGGAGATGGTCGTGCTTCGGGGGAGCGCCCCCTCCCCCAGCCCCTCCCCCGCAAGCGGGAGAGGGGAGCCAGTTCACGATGGGGTGGGGA is from Longimicrobiaceae bacterium and encodes:
- a CDS encoding nitronate monooxygenase, giving the protein MAAPLHDLAARLGIRHAIVQGPMSGGGSTPALAAAVSNAGGLGSLGAAYLSADQIRADIAEVRRLTDQPFLVNLFAGGREHAHETVDAGPMLALVARRHAELGLPAPVLPAPPADPFDAQLEAVLEYRVPIFSFTFGIPGAAAMAELRRRGVFVMGTATTVDEAVRLEDAGVDAVVAQGSEAGGHRGTFGAPFEAAMIGTLALVPQVVDAVRVPVVASGGIMDGRGIVAARALGAAAVQLGTAFLAT